The Sphaerisporangium siamense genome includes the window GTGTTCGTGCCGCAGGAACACTTCGAGGTCGGGTGGTTCGACGTCGCGCAGCCGCAGCTCTTCGTCGCTCATGAGGCCCGAGTCTCGCACCGGCCACCGACATTTTCCGTGGACCGCGAGGCGGGAAGAGGCGGAACGGGTGCGTCCGGTGCGCCGCGGCTTGGATACCGTCGGGTGCATGCGGCTTCATGTGGGATGCGCGATGTGGACGCATACGTCATGGCAGGGGAGGCTCCTGCCGCATCCGCTTCCGCCCGGGGAGCGGCTGCGGGCCTACGCGACCTGGTGCAACGCCGTCGAGGGCAACACGACGTTCTACGCGACGCCGTCGCGGAGCACGGTCGAGTCGTGGGCGCGGCAGATCGCCCCCGACTTCCGCTTCCTGGTCAAGCTGCCCAAGACGGTGACGCACGAGCGCCGCCTCACCGACGCCGGTGAGCAGCTCCGGCCGTTCCTGCACGCGATCGAGCCGCTCGGGCCGCGCGTCCAGGCCCTCTGGGTGCAGCTTCCGGGGACGTTCGGGCCGTCCGACGTCGAGACTCTCGCGGGTTTCCTGCGCGGGCTGCCCGATACCTACAGGTACGCCGTCGAGGTGCGTCACCGCGCCTTCTTCCAGGACGGGCGAGCGGAACGGCTCCTCGAAGGCGCGCTCGCCGAGTTCGGCGCGGAGTGGATCCCCTTCGACACCGTCGATCTGTTCCAGCGCCCGCCCGCCACGGACGCCGAGCGGGAGGCGTGGTCGAGGAAGCCGCGCATGCCGCGCCGGTCGAAGGCCCTCACGGCTCGTCCGATCGTGCGCTACATCGGCAGGGACGACGCGGCGCTCACGGTCGAGGGGCGGCGGCACTGGGCCGAGACGGTGGCGGGGTGGCTGCGCGAGGGCCGTTCGCCGACCGTGTTCATCCACACCCCCGACAACACCGAGGCCCTCACGCTCGCCCGGCGCTTCCACGACGACGTGCGGGCGCTGGTGCCCGAGGTCGAGCCCTTGCCCGAGCCCATGCCGGCCGAGCCCCTGACCCTGTTCTGAGGCGGACGGGCCTACGCCCCGGCCCCTGGATGCCGGTCGATGCGGTAGACGTAATGGGCCCAGTCGTCGATGGGGTTATCCGGCTCCAGGTCGCCCTCGGCGACGCGGCGCAGCCCGGCCTTCTCCAGCGCCCGCCACGACCTGCGGTTGGCCGCGGACACCGGGACGAGCACGCAGGTCGCCGCCGGGATGTCCGTCCACGTCCTTTCGACGACCGTGCGGATCATCTCGGTGCCGAGGCCGACGCCGACCCGCGCGGGGTCGCCGATGAGGTAGTCGATGCCCACCGCGCCCTCCGGGACCTTGACGACGGGCGCCAGCTCGGCGACGTATTCGGGGACGTCGGCGTACTTCGAGCGCTGGACCAGCCCGAGCGGCCGGCCGTCGTGGAAGACGAGCAGGTCCTCGGAGGGATCTTCGCCGCGGGTGGCGGGGCCGAAGTCGCGTGCCACCCCCTCGGGGGAGGTGTCGTGGTTCCACCACCGGGCCACGTGCGGCTGCTCCAGCCACTCGCGCAGCAGCGGGAAGTCCTGCTCGGTCAGACGGCGCCATGTGATCATCTGGGCCTCCGGGTGCGAGGTGGCGTCAGGCAGGTGGGGGCCGCCGCCCGCGGATCGGTTCACGCGGGATGCCGACGGTAGCAACGCCGTACGACCGCCGGCATCCGAATATCTCGCGGCGGCACCTGGATCGCCGCGCCGGGACGCGCGCGGGTCATTCCGCGCCGGTGCCCAGCACCTTCCGCGGGGTCAGCCGGATCACGACGCGGACGACCTCCGGGGGAAGGGCCAGATACTCCTCGCCCGCGCCCGCCCCCTCGTACCGCTCGGCGAGCGCCACGGCCAGGGCGCGCCCGGCGTCCTCGGTCACGGTGGCGGTGCCGCGCACCTCGATGTACGTGAGCGGGTCGGCCTTGTCGTAGACGCAGAGGCTCGCCCGGGGGTCGCGCCGTAGGTTCTTCTCCTTGCGCCTGCCCTGGGCGGTGGAGATGAGCACGTCGTCCCCGTCTCTGCCGACCCACACCACGGAGGTCTGCGGGCTCCCGTCCGGGTTCAGGGTGCCGAGGATTCCCACGTTGGCGCCGTCGATGAGCTTCCGCGCGCCGTCGCCGAGTGTGACCGTCATGATCGGTAGCCTAACTCTCGGCCTCTGGGGACGGGCGGTTCCTCACCGGGCCGCACGACGACG containing:
- a CDS encoding GNAT family N-acetyltransferase, with the protein product MNRSAGGGPHLPDATSHPEAQMITWRRLTEQDFPLLREWLEQPHVARWWNHDTSPEGVARDFGPATRGEDPSEDLLVFHDGRPLGLVQRSKYADVPEYVAELAPVVKVPEGAVGIDYLIGDPARVGVGLGTEMIRTVVERTWTDIPAATCVLVPVSAANRRSWRALEKAGLRRVAEGDLEPDNPIDDWAHYVYRIDRHPGAGA
- a CDS encoding PPOX class F420-dependent oxidoreductase; this translates as MTVTLGDGARKLIDGANVGILGTLNPDGSPQTSVVWVGRDGDDVLISTAQGRRKEKNLRRDPRASLCVYDKADPLTYIEVRGTATVTEDAGRALAVALAERYEGAGAGEEYLALPPEVVRVVIRLTPRKVLGTGAE
- a CDS encoding DUF72 domain-containing protein, which gives rise to MRLHVGCAMWTHTSWQGRLLPHPLPPGERLRAYATWCNAVEGNTTFYATPSRSTVESWARQIAPDFRFLVKLPKTVTHERRLTDAGEQLRPFLHAIEPLGPRVQALWVQLPGTFGPSDVETLAGFLRGLPDTYRYAVEVRHRAFFQDGRAERLLEGALAEFGAEWIPFDTVDLFQRPPATDAEREAWSRKPRMPRRSKALTARPIVRYIGRDDAALTVEGRRHWAETVAGWLREGRSPTVFIHTPDNTEALTLARRFHDDVRALVPEVEPLPEPMPAEPLTLF